The following coding sequences are from one Limnobacter sp. SAORIC-580 window:
- a CDS encoding MBL fold metallo-hydrolase, with the protein MVKKLMIGAVVLIAAGAAVAYVQRHEITLAMIEKVASKRMQDPIAALSDGLHIGLCGTGSPFPDPDRAAPCTLVIAGKDMFLFDAGSAAAKQIATMGFSTGQLKGVFITHFHSDHIDGLGEVLMTRWAQHTAGQKLTVHGPSGIHKVMKGFETAYQQDTTYRTAHHGEATMPPELAGADVNEFTVQKGIYTTVLQLPDLQIEAFAVNHQPINPAVGYRITYKGRTVVLSGDTTSDAQVKDAARNADLLVHEALSPELVARLQETAIKNNRSKLAKIFSDIPNYHATPLDVAVLAQEAEVGHVVLSHIVPPLPLPPLREIFLGKAPDVFKGPFRIGEDGDFISLPTGSKEVIYDRR; encoded by the coding sequence GGCGCTGTCGTTCTAATCGCTGCAGGTGCCGCTGTGGCTTACGTTCAGCGCCATGAGATCACCTTGGCCATGATCGAGAAAGTGGCCAGCAAACGCATGCAAGACCCAATCGCTGCGCTCAGCGACGGCTTGCATATTGGGCTGTGTGGAACAGGTTCGCCCTTCCCCGACCCGGATCGTGCTGCCCCCTGCACCTTGGTGATTGCAGGCAAGGACATGTTCTTATTCGATGCCGGCAGTGCAGCCGCCAAACAAATTGCGACGATGGGTTTCTCCACAGGTCAACTCAAGGGCGTGTTTATTACGCATTTTCATTCGGATCACATTGATGGTCTTGGCGAAGTACTCATGACCCGTTGGGCGCAACACACCGCCGGGCAAAAGTTAACTGTGCATGGCCCCAGTGGAATTCACAAGGTGATGAAGGGTTTTGAAACGGCTTACCAACAAGACACGACTTACCGCACAGCGCACCATGGCGAGGCAACCATGCCGCCCGAACTGGCGGGTGCCGATGTGAATGAATTCACGGTACAAAAAGGAATCTACACCACCGTACTGCAACTGCCCGATTTACAAATTGAAGCTTTTGCGGTGAATCACCAGCCCATCAACCCTGCGGTAGGTTATCGAATCACTTACAAAGGCCGAACCGTGGTGCTAAGTGGTGACACCACCAGCGACGCGCAAGTCAAAGACGCTGCCCGCAACGCCGACCTTCTGGTGCATGAAGCACTGAGCCCTGAATTGGTGGCCCGCTTGCAAGAGACTGCCATCAAGAACAACCGAAGCAAATTGGCCAAAATTTTCTCGGATATTCCCAATTACCACGCCACCCCACTGGATGTGGCCGTATTGGCGCAGGAGGCCGAGGTTGGACATGTGGTGTTGAGCCACATTGTTCCGCCCTTGCCACTGCCACCCTTGCGGGAAATATTCCTGGGCAAGGCACCCGATGTGTTCAAAGGGCCCTTCCGCATCGGGGAAGATGGTGATTTCATCAGCCTGCCCACGGGCAGCAAGGAGGTGATTTACGACCGGAGATAA
- a CDS encoding N-acyl-D-amino-acid deacylase family protein, giving the protein MTASTFDVVITGGRYFDGTGGPSALRDIGIKDGRIAAVSETPLQYQGTPKVINAYGHWITPGFLDTHTHYDAEMIVAPSLSESVRHGVTTVLVGSCSLSMICSEAEDASDIFTRVETVPREKVLPILQERKTWSTPRQWVEFVQKQPLGPNLISFLGHSDLRVGTMGLLDSTDRKIKPSEAQMQRMEATLTEAMEAGFLGLSTMCLKWDKIDGDRAWSKSLPSTYARWSELRRLNKILRKYRRVHQGAPNAANPLQIFEYLIETLGWIRKPLKTTLIALIDLKGNKTVRPMAQISSRVVNWLGGAFRWQLLPTPFTVYADGIDVVFFEEFGAGEMALDLRTQVERNSLLQNEDYRRQFRKFYGQKLSPRVWQRDFGDAIILECPDANLVGKNFDEVARARKVHVVDLFLDLVVQFGRQLRWYTTVGNHKREVIRELVQDKHTLITFSDAGAHIRNMAFYNLPLRFLKLVKETIEEGKPIMSMEHAVWRLTGEQADWLGIEAGKIRVGDRADLVVLNPEALNQNLEQVTWGDMENFGLQRLVNRNPGVVKHVLINGKIAVENEAVVPELGKEMGYGQFLPANT; this is encoded by the coding sequence ATGACAGCTTCGACCTTCGACGTGGTCATCACGGGTGGGCGATATTTTGACGGCACAGGGGGCCCCTCTGCCCTGCGCGACATTGGCATTAAAGACGGGCGCATCGCCGCAGTCAGTGAAACGCCTTTGCAATATCAAGGCACGCCCAAAGTGATAAATGCCTATGGCCACTGGATAACCCCTGGCTTTCTGGATACCCACACCCACTACGACGCCGAAATGATCGTCGCACCAAGCTTGTCCGAATCAGTTCGTCACGGCGTCACCACCGTGCTGGTGGGCAGTTGTTCACTCAGCATGATTTGCAGCGAAGCCGAAGACGCATCCGACATATTTACACGTGTAGAAACCGTACCCCGTGAAAAAGTACTGCCAATTCTTCAAGAGAGAAAAACATGGAGCACGCCACGTCAATGGGTTGAGTTTGTGCAAAAGCAGCCCCTTGGCCCCAATCTGATCTCATTTTTGGGCCACAGCGATTTGCGCGTGGGCACCATGGGTTTGTTGGATTCGACTGACCGCAAAATAAAGCCCTCTGAGGCACAAATGCAGCGAATGGAAGCCACGCTGACCGAGGCCATGGAGGCCGGGTTTTTGGGCCTTTCAACCATGTGCCTGAAGTGGGACAAAATTGATGGCGATCGCGCCTGGTCGAAAAGCCTGCCCAGCACCTATGCCCGCTGGAGCGAGCTTCGCCGCCTGAATAAAATTTTGCGCAAATACCGCCGCGTGCATCAAGGAGCACCCAATGCAGCCAACCCGCTGCAAATTTTTGAATACTTGATTGAAACCCTGGGCTGGATACGCAAACCATTGAAAACCACGCTGATTGCGCTCATCGATTTAAAAGGCAACAAAACCGTTCGACCCATGGCACAAATTTCAAGTCGCGTGGTGAACTGGCTTGGCGGGGCCTTCCGTTGGCAACTATTGCCCACCCCTTTCACCGTATACGCCGATGGCATTGATGTGGTGTTTTTTGAAGAATTTGGTGCCGGGGAAATGGCACTGGACCTGCGAACCCAGGTAGAGCGCAACAGCCTGCTGCAAAACGAAGATTACCGCCGCCAGTTCCGCAAGTTTTACGGGCAAAAACTAAGCCCGCGCGTGTGGCAGCGTGATTTCGGTGATGCGATTATTCTTGAATGCCCAGACGCGAATTTGGTGGGCAAAAACTTTGATGAAGTGGCCCGCGCCCGCAAAGTGCATGTGGTCGATTTGTTCCTCGATTTGGTAGTGCAGTTTGGTCGCCAGTTACGCTGGTACACCACGGTGGGTAACCACAAGCGCGAAGTTATCCGCGAACTGGTGCAAGACAAACACACCTTGATCACCTTCAGTGATGCGGGTGCGCACATTCGCAACATGGCCTTTTACAACCTGCCCCTGCGCTTCCTGAAACTGGTCAAGGAAACCATTGAAGAAGGCAAACCCATCATGAGCATGGAACATGCGGTGTGGCGATTGACTGGTGAACAAGCCGATTGGCTAGGTATTGAAGCCGGAAAAATTCGGGTGGGTGACCGCGCAGATTTGGTGGTCTTGAATCCTGAGGCCTTGAACCAGAACCTTGAACAGGTGACCTGGGGCGACATGGAAAATTTCGGCCTGCAACGTTTGGTGAACCGCAACCCGGGTGTCGTAAAACATGTGTTAATTAATGGCAAGATAGCAGTCGAGAACGAGGCCGTTGTGCCCGAGCTCGGCAAAGAAATGGGTTACGGGCAATTCCTGCCCGCCAATACTTGA
- a CDS encoding VOC family protein: MIGYITLGTNDLPKSGEYFDKLFAPLGAKRILELPHGIFWGTSMANPFIGLLKPANGQAATVGNGTMVALTAKDRAQVDAFYEHAKTLGCTCEGAPGERMPGFYAAYFRTPDGHKMNIFKMG; the protein is encoded by the coding sequence ATGATTGGATACATTACCTTGGGCACCAACGACCTGCCCAAAAGTGGAGAATATTTTGACAAGCTGTTTGCGCCCCTGGGTGCCAAACGTATTCTGGAATTGCCGCATGGTATTTTCTGGGGCACCAGCATGGCCAACCCCTTCATTGGTCTGCTAAAGCCTGCCAACGGCCAGGCGGCCACCGTGGGCAATGGCACCATGGTGGCACTGACCGCCAAGGACCGTGCCCAGGTTGACGCATTTTATGAACATGCAAAAACACTGGGCTGTACCTGTGAAGGCGCACCGGGTGAACGCATGCCCGGCTTTTATGCCGCTTACTTTCGCACGCCTGACGGGCACAAGATGAATATTTTCAAGATGGGCTAA
- a CDS encoding asparaginase yields the protein MKLKALLASALLTTTFAVHAQDKPVVQFIATGGTIAMKIDPVKNAPVPAISGEDLLATVPDVGKYANIQVKSLSNVPSDYMDPPRWVQLTKEVNAALARPEVAGVIVSHGTDTLEETAFWLDLTVRSDKPVVLIGAQRNASSSDFDGPRNLLNAVRIAVDAQSKNKGVMLAMNNQINAARYVTKTHTQNVETFQSGAFGLIGEVYPDRVMYATTPLRRQTFQLVDGPMPEVEIVAMYGGATGAALRNAVDRGVKGIVVQALGMGNMNVPMFEAVQYALSKNVPVVISTRVHQGRVMANYGFVGGGKTTFDAGAIMADDLSPQKARILLMLAMQSGINKKADLQPLFDR from the coding sequence ATGAAACTAAAAGCCTTGCTCGCGTCAGCCTTGCTGACCACTACTTTTGCTGTGCACGCACAAGACAAACCCGTGGTGCAGTTCATTGCCACAGGCGGCACCATTGCAATGAAAATTGATCCGGTGAAAAACGCCCCCGTGCCAGCCATTTCAGGTGAAGACCTGTTGGCCACCGTGCCGGATGTGGGCAAGTACGCCAACATTCAGGTCAAGAGCTTGTCCAATGTGCCTTCTGACTACATGGACCCGCCACGTTGGGTGCAATTGACCAAGGAAGTGAATGCAGCCTTGGCGCGCCCTGAAGTGGCTGGTGTCATTGTTTCTCATGGCACGGATACGCTGGAAGAAACTGCGTTTTGGCTTGATTTGACTGTGCGATCTGACAAGCCTGTGGTGTTGATTGGTGCGCAGCGAAATGCCTCATCCTCTGACTTTGACGGTCCTCGCAACCTGCTGAATGCGGTGCGCATCGCTGTGGACGCACAGTCTAAAAACAAGGGCGTAATGCTGGCCATGAATAATCAGATCAACGCTGCGCGTTACGTGACCAAAACCCACACTCAGAATGTAGAAACCTTCCAAAGCGGTGCGTTTGGTTTGATTGGTGAGGTTTATCCAGACCGTGTCATGTACGCCACCACACCGCTGCGTCGCCAAACATTTCAGCTGGTTGATGGCCCAATGCCTGAAGTAGAAATTGTCGCCATGTATGGCGGTGCCACAGGTGCTGCTTTGCGCAATGCGGTTGATCGTGGTGTGAAGGGCATTGTGGTTCAGGCGTTGGGCATGGGCAATATGAACGTGCCCATGTTTGAAGCCGTTCAATATGCCTTGTCGAAGAATGTACCCGTGGTGATCTCTACCCGAGTTCACCAAGGCCGCGTGATGGCGAACTACGGTTTTGTGGGCGGTGGCAAAACCACATTTGACGCGGGTGCAATTATGGCCGACGACTTGTCGCCTCAAAAAGCACGTATTTTGCTGATGCTGGCGATGCAATCGGGCATTAACAAAAAGGCTGACTTGCAGCCCTTGTTTGACCGATAG